One part of the Esox lucius isolate fEsoLuc1 chromosome 10, fEsoLuc1.pri, whole genome shotgun sequence genome encodes these proteins:
- the cdcp1b gene encoding CUB domain-containing protein 1 isoform X1, with amino-acid sequence MLALYRIRHVGAGACPRLQDMQLTPTCAPALLGIVILLLCHLSECLQMTVRPDKDVTVTVSSSLLLSLEQCSVCNVSGGENDTQKMCDTSLELVPDEDVTLLFNCTEPVQSAFAIQIYRKIECSKDSCSPATGAAQPSLFQEFNRTLVWGLSVPDKTVLSLDFPAEGLKEMTESGLCQDGYQYTVNMISTNGGVGSKTYCRNGSVTHLDIPSQTTVSLQVHNGREVGSSIFTATAKPMKKQSRMILVTPEPNSIVIIRTDSKAKECNMCVGSTCKSSQLEVTSATSVDFTCSQDVYKVEINRHIDCSKISCSGNIVQMESSLLLDFNRTFTWDLKGPPGRSFQLDFPLSGMRQIPPSKTCPDNHTYTITTYQRTGAATIGVFCQGDTVTTVQVLFKGRVSLEVPGNQKLEPLEFNVTVGPEIKMLAVLKVDLPRGVSDTDFLSANFPKDFPDDSVMRWDFKVPGRHNYTVNFLNYTDPLCKKLGPSEQDPNEVKLEYRKEGEVVDIKSTLMDPQPRHSQGSFSMTLFNCMVNNTKPGLSLNFRVSVMRSSHPVVCAVSSPEDEGLIFNIENSGFDPDCEMSEDSVVQEKITILPGTKANLSFLDCSNKDLRLTASKAIGCQSLDLCSASGTLTVPEMPACLRVPLQSFTWHLNIPTYSTVDLFPPKGSLRQSLPGQDCDGSLSFHLAEGDGSSIGYFCSDGIIRKVQVQSNVSITATAKDLHREEPFLNVSFSEEISESIIYTVQPKMGYPNLLATPSWPDGMTPLSTVSWIVILPRNLQAELLFTNISQPKCGQRHTHIKVLTLDSPEEILSLKEDEEAVDKLIVPESFYLNLSNCMPEEGTFRVLSRVTLQKTSKLFLGGIVGAVGAVLLLMLIVLPVICFMLRKKKRTMVSEASIYMGKQSNLNPGHGVFAKSRSDNDSHVYTSIEDTMVYGHLLREPGYLNVVQDHFEGAPVDSYRTFMALPDGSPEITETPADDVPDIDHEKDKYRPFLDTSSSFMPSRPRTPIDRQDSMGFMDRRMVDTELCTFKSIGDINNIRLSGSDQISDPAHLTDADG; translated from the exons ATGCTAGCATTATACCGCATAAGGCATGTGGGGGCAGGAGCATGTCCCAGATTGCA GGACATGCAGCTCACCCCAACCTGTGCTCCAGCGCTGCTGGGAATTGTGATTTTGCTGCTCTGTCATCTGTCAG AATGTCTGCAAATGACCGTCCGCCCAGATAAAGATGTTACTGTGACTGTGTCATCCTCGCTGCTCCTTTCTTTGGAACAGTGCTCCGTTTGCAATGTCAGTGGAGGTGAAAATGACACACAGAAAATGTGTGACACATCTTTGGAACTGGTTCCCGATGAGGATGTCACCTTGCTTTTTAACTGCACTGAACCAGTGCAAAGTGCTTTTGCCATCCAGATTTACAGGAAAATTG AATGCAGCAAGGATTCCTGCAGCCCTGCCACAGGTGCAGCTCAGCCTTCCCTCTTCCAAGAGTTTAATAGAACCCTTGTTTGGGGCCTAAGTGTGCCAGACAAAACAGTTTTGAGTTTGGACTTCCCTGCTGAAGGGCTGAAGGAGATGACTGAATCAGGGTTGTGTCAAGATGGCTACCAGTACACTGTAAACATGATCAGCACTAATGGAGGTGTTGGAAGTAAGACATACTGCAGGAATGGCTCTGTGACTCACCTAGATATACCAAGCCAAACCACAGTTTCTTTGCAAGTTCATAACGGCCGGGAGGTAGGGTCCTCTATATTCACGGCCACTGCAAAACCAATGAAGAAAC AGAGCCGGATGATATTGGTGACCCCAGAGCCAAATTCTATTGTCATCATCAGAACGGACAGCAAAGCCAAAGAATGCAATATGTGTGTTGGGTCCACCTGCAAATCCAGTCAACTGGAAGTTACCAGCGCCACCTCTGTGGACTTCACCTGCTCACAAGATGTCTACAAAGTGGAGATCAACAGGCATATTG ATTGCAGTAAGATCAGCTGCAGCGGGAACATCGTTCAGATGGAGTCATCCCTGTTATTAGACTTCAACAGAACCTTCACCTGGGACCTGAAGGGCCCACCCGGCAGGTCCTTCCAGCTGGACTTCCCGTTGTCTGGGATGAGACAGATTCCCCCTTCAAAGACCTGTCCTGACAATCATACTTACACAATAACCACGTACCAGCGAACCGGGGCTGCCACCATCGGTGTGTTCTGCCAAGGTGACACCGTTACCACAGTCCAGGTGCTGTTCAAGGGCCGGGTTTCCCTCGAAGTTCCTGGGAACCAGAAGCTGGAACCGCTGGAATTCAACGTCACCGTCGGACCGGAGATTAAAA TGTTGGCTGTGCTCAAAGTTGACTTGCCTCGAGGTGTGTCAGATACAGACTTTCTGTCAGCCAACTTCCCTAAAGATTTCCCTGATGACTCAGTGATGAGGTGGGACTTCAAGGTGCCTGGCAGGCATAACTACACAGTCAACTTCCTGAATTACACGGACCCCCTCTGTAAGAAGCTAGGTCCATCAGAACAAG ATCCGAATGAAGTAAAGCTTGAATATCGAAAGGAAGGAGAAGTGGTGGACATCAAGTCGACTCTGATGGACCCACAGCCAAGACACAGTCAAGGCAGCTTCAGCATGACCCTGTTTAACTGTATGGTAAACAATACCAAACCAGGCCTGTCTCTCAACTTTAGGGTCTCAGTGATGAGAAGCAGCCATCCAG TTGTCTGTGCTGTAAGCTCACCAGAGGACGAGGGGCTAATCTTCAACATTGAGAACAGTGGCTTTGACCCCGATTGTGAGATGAGTGAAGATTCTGTAGTCCAGGAGAAGATCACCATTCTCCCAGGGACTAAAGCCAACCTTTCTTTCCTGGACTGTTCAAATAAAGACCTACGTCTGACAGCCAGCAAAGCCATAG GGTGCCAGAGTTTGGATTTGTGCTCGGCGAGTGGGACTCTCACAGTCCCCGAAATGCCAGCATGCCTCCGAGTGCCACTCCAAAGCTTTACATGGCATCTCAACATCCCAACATATAGCACCGTGGATCTATTTCCCCCCAAAGGAAGCCTTAGGCAGTCTCTTCCAGGACAGGATTGCGACGGCAGTCTGTCTTTTCACTTGGCAGAGGGCGATGGGTCCTCCATTGGCTACTTCTGCTCTGATGGCATCATTCGCAAAGTCCAAGTACAGTCCAATGTCTCCATCACTGCCACAGCAAAGGACCTTCACCGGGAAGAGCCCTTCCTCAATGTGTCCTTTAGTGAAGAAATCTCAG AGAGCATCATATACACAGTCCAGCCCAAGATGGGTTACCCAAACCTCCTGGCCACACCAAGCTGGCCTGACGGCATGACGCCGCTTTCCACCGTGTCCTGGATTGTCATTCTGCCCAGAAACCTCCAGGCTGAACTGCTGTTCACCAACATCAGCCAgccaaagtgtggccagaggcATACACACATCAAGGTGCTGACCCTTGACTCTCCCGAAGAGATATTGAGTCTCAAGGAGGATGAAGAGGCAGTGGACAAGCTGATCGTCCCTGAAAGCTTCTACCTCAACCTGTCCAACTGTATGCCGGAGGAAGGAACATTTCGTGTACTCAGCAGGGTCACTTTGCAGAAGACTAGCA AGCTGTTCCTGGGTGGCATTGTTGGAGCTGTGGGAGCCGTGTTGCTCCTGATGCTTATTGTGTTGCCAGTCATCTGCTTTATGTTGAG aaaaaagaaaagaacaatGGTCAGTGAGGCTTCCATCTACATGGGAAAACAGAGCAACCTCAACCCTGGCCATGGTGTGTTCGCCAAGAGTCGGTCTGACAATGACTCTCACGTCTACACCTCAATCGAGGACACTATGGTGTATGGCCACCTGCTCCGGGAGCCCGGCTATTTGAACGTCGTCCAGGACCACTTTGAAGGAGCACCGGTTGACAGCTACCGGACGTTCATGGCACTCCCAGACGGAAGCCCAGAGATCACAGAGACTCCTGCAGACGATGTGCCTGATATTGATCATGAGAAAGACAAGTATAGACCATTCCTGGACACTTCATCGTCCTTTATGCCATCAAGACCTCGCACTCCCATTGACCGCCAGGATAGCATGGGTTTCATGGACCGCAGAATGGTGGACACTGAGCTGTGTACGTTCAAGAGCATTGGGGATATTAATAACATTAGACTGTCTGGCTCAGACCAAATCTCAGATCCGGCACACTTAACAGATGCAGATGGATGA
- the cdcp1b gene encoding CUB domain-containing protein 1 isoform X2, producing MFDQRFKSTLQRISSIKFRQVWLTPSTARNRDMQLTPTCAPALLGIVILLLCHLSECLQMTVRPDKDVTVTVSSSLLLSLEQCSVCNVSGGENDTQKMCDTSLELVPDEDVTLLFNCTEPVQSAFAIQIYRKIECSKDSCSPATGAAQPSLFQEFNRTLVWGLSVPDKTVLSLDFPAEGLKEMTESGLCQDGYQYTVNMISTNGGVGSKTYCRNGSVTHLDIPSQTTVSLQVHNGREVGSSIFTATAKPMKKQSRMILVTPEPNSIVIIRTDSKAKECNMCVGSTCKSSQLEVTSATSVDFTCSQDVYKVEINRHIDCSKISCSGNIVQMESSLLLDFNRTFTWDLKGPPGRSFQLDFPLSGMRQIPPSKTCPDNHTYTITTYQRTGAATIGVFCQGDTVTTVQVLFKGRVSLEVPGNQKLEPLEFNVTVGPEIKMLAVLKVDLPRGVSDTDFLSANFPKDFPDDSVMRWDFKVPGRHNYTVNFLNYTDPLCKKLGPSEQDPNEVKLEYRKEGEVVDIKSTLMDPQPRHSQGSFSMTLFNCMVNNTKPGLSLNFRVSVMRSSHPVVCAVSSPEDEGLIFNIENSGFDPDCEMSEDSVVQEKITILPGTKANLSFLDCSNKDLRLTASKAIGCQSLDLCSASGTLTVPEMPACLRVPLQSFTWHLNIPTYSTVDLFPPKGSLRQSLPGQDCDGSLSFHLAEGDGSSIGYFCSDGIIRKVQVQSNVSITATAKDLHREEPFLNVSFSEEISESIIYTVQPKMGYPNLLATPSWPDGMTPLSTVSWIVILPRNLQAELLFTNISQPKCGQRHTHIKVLTLDSPEEILSLKEDEEAVDKLIVPESFYLNLSNCMPEEGTFRVLSRVTLQKTSKLFLGGIVGAVGAVLLLMLIVLPVICFMLRKKKRTMVSEASIYMGKQSNLNPGHGVFAKSRSDNDSHVYTSIEDTMVYGHLLREPGYLNVVQDHFEGAPVDSYRTFMALPDGSPEITETPADDVPDIDHEKDKYRPFLDTSSSFMPSRPRTPIDRQDSMGFMDRRMVDTELCTFKSIGDINNIRLSGSDQISDPAHLTDADG from the exons ATGTTCGATCAGCGTTTTAAGTCAACGCTTCAACGGATATCCTCCATCAAGTTTCGACAGGTATGGTTGACGCCCTCCACTGCGAGAAACAG GGACATGCAGCTCACCCCAACCTGTGCTCCAGCGCTGCTGGGAATTGTGATTTTGCTGCTCTGTCATCTGTCAG AATGTCTGCAAATGACCGTCCGCCCAGATAAAGATGTTACTGTGACTGTGTCATCCTCGCTGCTCCTTTCTTTGGAACAGTGCTCCGTTTGCAATGTCAGTGGAGGTGAAAATGACACACAGAAAATGTGTGACACATCTTTGGAACTGGTTCCCGATGAGGATGTCACCTTGCTTTTTAACTGCACTGAACCAGTGCAAAGTGCTTTTGCCATCCAGATTTACAGGAAAATTG AATGCAGCAAGGATTCCTGCAGCCCTGCCACAGGTGCAGCTCAGCCTTCCCTCTTCCAAGAGTTTAATAGAACCCTTGTTTGGGGCCTAAGTGTGCCAGACAAAACAGTTTTGAGTTTGGACTTCCCTGCTGAAGGGCTGAAGGAGATGACTGAATCAGGGTTGTGTCAAGATGGCTACCAGTACACTGTAAACATGATCAGCACTAATGGAGGTGTTGGAAGTAAGACATACTGCAGGAATGGCTCTGTGACTCACCTAGATATACCAAGCCAAACCACAGTTTCTTTGCAAGTTCATAACGGCCGGGAGGTAGGGTCCTCTATATTCACGGCCACTGCAAAACCAATGAAGAAAC AGAGCCGGATGATATTGGTGACCCCAGAGCCAAATTCTATTGTCATCATCAGAACGGACAGCAAAGCCAAAGAATGCAATATGTGTGTTGGGTCCACCTGCAAATCCAGTCAACTGGAAGTTACCAGCGCCACCTCTGTGGACTTCACCTGCTCACAAGATGTCTACAAAGTGGAGATCAACAGGCATATTG ATTGCAGTAAGATCAGCTGCAGCGGGAACATCGTTCAGATGGAGTCATCCCTGTTATTAGACTTCAACAGAACCTTCACCTGGGACCTGAAGGGCCCACCCGGCAGGTCCTTCCAGCTGGACTTCCCGTTGTCTGGGATGAGACAGATTCCCCCTTCAAAGACCTGTCCTGACAATCATACTTACACAATAACCACGTACCAGCGAACCGGGGCTGCCACCATCGGTGTGTTCTGCCAAGGTGACACCGTTACCACAGTCCAGGTGCTGTTCAAGGGCCGGGTTTCCCTCGAAGTTCCTGGGAACCAGAAGCTGGAACCGCTGGAATTCAACGTCACCGTCGGACCGGAGATTAAAA TGTTGGCTGTGCTCAAAGTTGACTTGCCTCGAGGTGTGTCAGATACAGACTTTCTGTCAGCCAACTTCCCTAAAGATTTCCCTGATGACTCAGTGATGAGGTGGGACTTCAAGGTGCCTGGCAGGCATAACTACACAGTCAACTTCCTGAATTACACGGACCCCCTCTGTAAGAAGCTAGGTCCATCAGAACAAG ATCCGAATGAAGTAAAGCTTGAATATCGAAAGGAAGGAGAAGTGGTGGACATCAAGTCGACTCTGATGGACCCACAGCCAAGACACAGTCAAGGCAGCTTCAGCATGACCCTGTTTAACTGTATGGTAAACAATACCAAACCAGGCCTGTCTCTCAACTTTAGGGTCTCAGTGATGAGAAGCAGCCATCCAG TTGTCTGTGCTGTAAGCTCACCAGAGGACGAGGGGCTAATCTTCAACATTGAGAACAGTGGCTTTGACCCCGATTGTGAGATGAGTGAAGATTCTGTAGTCCAGGAGAAGATCACCATTCTCCCAGGGACTAAAGCCAACCTTTCTTTCCTGGACTGTTCAAATAAAGACCTACGTCTGACAGCCAGCAAAGCCATAG GGTGCCAGAGTTTGGATTTGTGCTCGGCGAGTGGGACTCTCACAGTCCCCGAAATGCCAGCATGCCTCCGAGTGCCACTCCAAAGCTTTACATGGCATCTCAACATCCCAACATATAGCACCGTGGATCTATTTCCCCCCAAAGGAAGCCTTAGGCAGTCTCTTCCAGGACAGGATTGCGACGGCAGTCTGTCTTTTCACTTGGCAGAGGGCGATGGGTCCTCCATTGGCTACTTCTGCTCTGATGGCATCATTCGCAAAGTCCAAGTACAGTCCAATGTCTCCATCACTGCCACAGCAAAGGACCTTCACCGGGAAGAGCCCTTCCTCAATGTGTCCTTTAGTGAAGAAATCTCAG AGAGCATCATATACACAGTCCAGCCCAAGATGGGTTACCCAAACCTCCTGGCCACACCAAGCTGGCCTGACGGCATGACGCCGCTTTCCACCGTGTCCTGGATTGTCATTCTGCCCAGAAACCTCCAGGCTGAACTGCTGTTCACCAACATCAGCCAgccaaagtgtggccagaggcATACACACATCAAGGTGCTGACCCTTGACTCTCCCGAAGAGATATTGAGTCTCAAGGAGGATGAAGAGGCAGTGGACAAGCTGATCGTCCCTGAAAGCTTCTACCTCAACCTGTCCAACTGTATGCCGGAGGAAGGAACATTTCGTGTACTCAGCAGGGTCACTTTGCAGAAGACTAGCA AGCTGTTCCTGGGTGGCATTGTTGGAGCTGTGGGAGCCGTGTTGCTCCTGATGCTTATTGTGTTGCCAGTCATCTGCTTTATGTTGAG aaaaaagaaaagaacaatGGTCAGTGAGGCTTCCATCTACATGGGAAAACAGAGCAACCTCAACCCTGGCCATGGTGTGTTCGCCAAGAGTCGGTCTGACAATGACTCTCACGTCTACACCTCAATCGAGGACACTATGGTGTATGGCCACCTGCTCCGGGAGCCCGGCTATTTGAACGTCGTCCAGGACCACTTTGAAGGAGCACCGGTTGACAGCTACCGGACGTTCATGGCACTCCCAGACGGAAGCCCAGAGATCACAGAGACTCCTGCAGACGATGTGCCTGATATTGATCATGAGAAAGACAAGTATAGACCATTCCTGGACACTTCATCGTCCTTTATGCCATCAAGACCTCGCACTCCCATTGACCGCCAGGATAGCATGGGTTTCATGGACCGCAGAATGGTGGACACTGAGCTGTGTACGTTCAAGAGCATTGGGGATATTAATAACATTAGACTGTCTGGCTCAGACCAAATCTCAGATCCGGCACACTTAACAGATGCAGATGGATGA
- the cdcp1b gene encoding CUB domain-containing protein 1 isoform X3 — MQLTPTCAPALLGIVILLLCHLSECLQMTVRPDKDVTVTVSSSLLLSLEQCSVCNVSGGENDTQKMCDTSLELVPDEDVTLLFNCTEPVQSAFAIQIYRKIECSKDSCSPATGAAQPSLFQEFNRTLVWGLSVPDKTVLSLDFPAEGLKEMTESGLCQDGYQYTVNMISTNGGVGSKTYCRNGSVTHLDIPSQTTVSLQVHNGREVGSSIFTATAKPMKKQSRMILVTPEPNSIVIIRTDSKAKECNMCVGSTCKSSQLEVTSATSVDFTCSQDVYKVEINRHIDCSKISCSGNIVQMESSLLLDFNRTFTWDLKGPPGRSFQLDFPLSGMRQIPPSKTCPDNHTYTITTYQRTGAATIGVFCQGDTVTTVQVLFKGRVSLEVPGNQKLEPLEFNVTVGPEIKMLAVLKVDLPRGVSDTDFLSANFPKDFPDDSVMRWDFKVPGRHNYTVNFLNYTDPLCKKLGPSEQDPNEVKLEYRKEGEVVDIKSTLMDPQPRHSQGSFSMTLFNCMVNNTKPGLSLNFRVSVMRSSHPVVCAVSSPEDEGLIFNIENSGFDPDCEMSEDSVVQEKITILPGTKANLSFLDCSNKDLRLTASKAIGCQSLDLCSASGTLTVPEMPACLRVPLQSFTWHLNIPTYSTVDLFPPKGSLRQSLPGQDCDGSLSFHLAEGDGSSIGYFCSDGIIRKVQVQSNVSITATAKDLHREEPFLNVSFSEEISESIIYTVQPKMGYPNLLATPSWPDGMTPLSTVSWIVILPRNLQAELLFTNISQPKCGQRHTHIKVLTLDSPEEILSLKEDEEAVDKLIVPESFYLNLSNCMPEEGTFRVLSRVTLQKTSKLFLGGIVGAVGAVLLLMLIVLPVICFMLRKKKRTMVSEASIYMGKQSNLNPGHGVFAKSRSDNDSHVYTSIEDTMVYGHLLREPGYLNVVQDHFEGAPVDSYRTFMALPDGSPEITETPADDVPDIDHEKDKYRPFLDTSSSFMPSRPRTPIDRQDSMGFMDRRMVDTELCTFKSIGDINNIRLSGSDQISDPAHLTDADG, encoded by the exons ATGCAGCTCACCCCAACCTGTGCTCCAGCGCTGCTGGGAATTGTGATTTTGCTGCTCTGTCATCTGTCAG AATGTCTGCAAATGACCGTCCGCCCAGATAAAGATGTTACTGTGACTGTGTCATCCTCGCTGCTCCTTTCTTTGGAACAGTGCTCCGTTTGCAATGTCAGTGGAGGTGAAAATGACACACAGAAAATGTGTGACACATCTTTGGAACTGGTTCCCGATGAGGATGTCACCTTGCTTTTTAACTGCACTGAACCAGTGCAAAGTGCTTTTGCCATCCAGATTTACAGGAAAATTG AATGCAGCAAGGATTCCTGCAGCCCTGCCACAGGTGCAGCTCAGCCTTCCCTCTTCCAAGAGTTTAATAGAACCCTTGTTTGGGGCCTAAGTGTGCCAGACAAAACAGTTTTGAGTTTGGACTTCCCTGCTGAAGGGCTGAAGGAGATGACTGAATCAGGGTTGTGTCAAGATGGCTACCAGTACACTGTAAACATGATCAGCACTAATGGAGGTGTTGGAAGTAAGACATACTGCAGGAATGGCTCTGTGACTCACCTAGATATACCAAGCCAAACCACAGTTTCTTTGCAAGTTCATAACGGCCGGGAGGTAGGGTCCTCTATATTCACGGCCACTGCAAAACCAATGAAGAAAC AGAGCCGGATGATATTGGTGACCCCAGAGCCAAATTCTATTGTCATCATCAGAACGGACAGCAAAGCCAAAGAATGCAATATGTGTGTTGGGTCCACCTGCAAATCCAGTCAACTGGAAGTTACCAGCGCCACCTCTGTGGACTTCACCTGCTCACAAGATGTCTACAAAGTGGAGATCAACAGGCATATTG ATTGCAGTAAGATCAGCTGCAGCGGGAACATCGTTCAGATGGAGTCATCCCTGTTATTAGACTTCAACAGAACCTTCACCTGGGACCTGAAGGGCCCACCCGGCAGGTCCTTCCAGCTGGACTTCCCGTTGTCTGGGATGAGACAGATTCCCCCTTCAAAGACCTGTCCTGACAATCATACTTACACAATAACCACGTACCAGCGAACCGGGGCTGCCACCATCGGTGTGTTCTGCCAAGGTGACACCGTTACCACAGTCCAGGTGCTGTTCAAGGGCCGGGTTTCCCTCGAAGTTCCTGGGAACCAGAAGCTGGAACCGCTGGAATTCAACGTCACCGTCGGACCGGAGATTAAAA TGTTGGCTGTGCTCAAAGTTGACTTGCCTCGAGGTGTGTCAGATACAGACTTTCTGTCAGCCAACTTCCCTAAAGATTTCCCTGATGACTCAGTGATGAGGTGGGACTTCAAGGTGCCTGGCAGGCATAACTACACAGTCAACTTCCTGAATTACACGGACCCCCTCTGTAAGAAGCTAGGTCCATCAGAACAAG ATCCGAATGAAGTAAAGCTTGAATATCGAAAGGAAGGAGAAGTGGTGGACATCAAGTCGACTCTGATGGACCCACAGCCAAGACACAGTCAAGGCAGCTTCAGCATGACCCTGTTTAACTGTATGGTAAACAATACCAAACCAGGCCTGTCTCTCAACTTTAGGGTCTCAGTGATGAGAAGCAGCCATCCAG TTGTCTGTGCTGTAAGCTCACCAGAGGACGAGGGGCTAATCTTCAACATTGAGAACAGTGGCTTTGACCCCGATTGTGAGATGAGTGAAGATTCTGTAGTCCAGGAGAAGATCACCATTCTCCCAGGGACTAAAGCCAACCTTTCTTTCCTGGACTGTTCAAATAAAGACCTACGTCTGACAGCCAGCAAAGCCATAG GGTGCCAGAGTTTGGATTTGTGCTCGGCGAGTGGGACTCTCACAGTCCCCGAAATGCCAGCATGCCTCCGAGTGCCACTCCAAAGCTTTACATGGCATCTCAACATCCCAACATATAGCACCGTGGATCTATTTCCCCCCAAAGGAAGCCTTAGGCAGTCTCTTCCAGGACAGGATTGCGACGGCAGTCTGTCTTTTCACTTGGCAGAGGGCGATGGGTCCTCCATTGGCTACTTCTGCTCTGATGGCATCATTCGCAAAGTCCAAGTACAGTCCAATGTCTCCATCACTGCCACAGCAAAGGACCTTCACCGGGAAGAGCCCTTCCTCAATGTGTCCTTTAGTGAAGAAATCTCAG AGAGCATCATATACACAGTCCAGCCCAAGATGGGTTACCCAAACCTCCTGGCCACACCAAGCTGGCCTGACGGCATGACGCCGCTTTCCACCGTGTCCTGGATTGTCATTCTGCCCAGAAACCTCCAGGCTGAACTGCTGTTCACCAACATCAGCCAgccaaagtgtggccagaggcATACACACATCAAGGTGCTGACCCTTGACTCTCCCGAAGAGATATTGAGTCTCAAGGAGGATGAAGAGGCAGTGGACAAGCTGATCGTCCCTGAAAGCTTCTACCTCAACCTGTCCAACTGTATGCCGGAGGAAGGAACATTTCGTGTACTCAGCAGGGTCACTTTGCAGAAGACTAGCA AGCTGTTCCTGGGTGGCATTGTTGGAGCTGTGGGAGCCGTGTTGCTCCTGATGCTTATTGTGTTGCCAGTCATCTGCTTTATGTTGAG aaaaaagaaaagaacaatGGTCAGTGAGGCTTCCATCTACATGGGAAAACAGAGCAACCTCAACCCTGGCCATGGTGTGTTCGCCAAGAGTCGGTCTGACAATGACTCTCACGTCTACACCTCAATCGAGGACACTATGGTGTATGGCCACCTGCTCCGGGAGCCCGGCTATTTGAACGTCGTCCAGGACCACTTTGAAGGAGCACCGGTTGACAGCTACCGGACGTTCATGGCACTCCCAGACGGAAGCCCAGAGATCACAGAGACTCCTGCAGACGATGTGCCTGATATTGATCATGAGAAAGACAAGTATAGACCATTCCTGGACACTTCATCGTCCTTTATGCCATCAAGACCTCGCACTCCCATTGACCGCCAGGATAGCATGGGTTTCATGGACCGCAGAATGGTGGACACTGAGCTGTGTACGTTCAAGAGCATTGGGGATATTAATAACATTAGACTGTCTGGCTCAGACCAAATCTCAGATCCGGCACACTTAACAGATGCAGATGGATGA
- the nrm gene encoding nurim, translating into MASFTARVIICILALLNFIFVFITGAEFVRFISFRVIYHNITGDSSLCQDSVPWSVALWDSSVLNAVVVDMGLLALFVVQHSLLARAPIKQVCQSVLGVLNRAMYCFTTALTLQILMQYWEPVKEAPCLWSVRNAPWNTWFPLLCFALHFLCWSIICSILLVFDYPELLGVKQVYYECLGLGDPLALKSTRAQRLFAHLRHPVCVELAVVLWLVPALSLDRLLLAGSLSAYLALAHSLDTQDCAYLRVQLQSKLQLFSLPHGDAAQENDTNKQE; encoded by the exons ATGGCATCATTCACGGCTCGTGTGATTATTTGCATATTGGCGCTGTTAAACTTTATCTTTGTTTTTATAACTGGTGCAGAATTCGTACGTTTTATCTCTTTTCGTGTGATATATCATAACATCACCGGAGATTCATCACTATGTCAAG ACTCTGTACCATGGTCTGTAGCGTTGTGGGACAGCTCTGTTCTCAATGCGGTGGTCGTGGATATGGGGCTTCTAGCTCTTTTCGTTGTCCAGCATAGCCTATTGGCCCGGGCCCCAATCAAGcaggtctgtcagtctgtccttgGGGTCCTGAATCGGGCTATGTACTGCTTCACCACTGCTTTGACTCTCCAG ATATTGATGCAGTACTGGGAGCCTGTGAAGGAGGCTCCCTGTCTGTGGTCAGTGCGTAATGCCCCATGGAATACCTGGTTCCCTCTGCTCTGTTTCGCCCTGCACTTCCTCTGCTGGTCCATCATTTGCAGTATACTGCTGGTCTTCGACTATCCAGAACTACTGGGCGTCAAGCAG GTTTATTATGAGTGCCTTGGTTTGGGAGACCCTTTGGCTCTGAAGTCCACCCGGGCTCAGCGTCTCTTCGCCCACCTGCGTcaccctgtgtgtgtggagctGGCTGTGGTGCTCTGGCTCGTCCCTGCGCTGTCCCTGGACAGGCTGCTGCTAGCGGGGAGTCTGTCGGCCTACCTGGCCTTGGCTCACTCCCTGGACACGCAGGACTGTGCCTATCTCAGGGTCCAGCTGCAAAGCAAACTGCAACTCTTTTCTCTGCCACACGGGGATGCTGCTCAAGAAAATGACACTAACAAGCAGGAGTAA